From a region of the Vicingus serpentipes genome:
- a CDS encoding 3-hydroxyanthranilate 3,4-dioxygenase: protein MSIIPPFNFNQWIEDNKDKLKPPVANKNLYTESGDYIVMVVGGPNARKDYHYNETEELFYQVKGDICVTIQQDGKAVQVPIKEGEMFLLPANIPHSPGRSEGSVGLVIERKRKGTGLKDGLMWFCDKCNHQLYEEKFDLSNVEKDFLPVFKRFYNSEELRTCDNCGHTMETDPKFTD from the coding sequence ATGTCGATTATACCCCCGTTTAATTTCAATCAATGGATTGAAGATAATAAAGATAAATTAAAACCGCCAGTAGCAAACAAAAACCTTTACACAGAATCAGGAGATTATATTGTAATGGTTGTGGGTGGTCCAAATGCAAGAAAAGATTATCATTACAACGAAACGGAAGAATTGTTTTATCAAGTTAAAGGAGACATTTGTGTTACCATTCAACAAGACGGAAAAGCAGTTCAAGTGCCCATTAAAGAGGGAGAAATGTTTTTGTTGCCAGCAAACATTCCTCATTCACCAGGAAGATCTGAAGGTTCTGTCGGGCTTGTGATAGAAAGAAAAAGAAAAGGAACAGGACTTAAGGATGGTTTAATGTGGTTTTGTGACAAATGTAATCATCAGCTATATGAAGAAAAGTTTGACTTATCTAATGTAGAAAAAGACTTTTTGCCAGTGTTCAAACGCTTTTATAATTCAGAAGAATTAAGAACTTGTGATAACTGTGGGCATACAATGGAAACAGACCCAAAGTTTACAGATTAA
- a CDS encoding LysE family translocator: protein MEYLPLFGSVLFIHLLAVMSPGPDFIMALRNSLTYSRKTGVYTAIGFGLGIGVHVFYCVFGLALIISTSQVAFNIIKFLGVAYLAYIGVVSVYSKTKDISAGNQAHKKDISALKAIKIGFLTNVLNPKATLFFLSLFTFVIGPNVPKSIAWVLGVMMMINTALWFSLVAIFFTQSRIRAIFNKYQKAFNIVFGVLLIAIAIKIVFT, encoded by the coding sequence ATGGAATACTTGCCACTATTTGGATCTGTTTTGTTTATTCATTTGTTGGCTGTTATGAGTCCAGGTCCTGATTTTATTATGGCCCTAAGAAACTCCCTAACCTATTCACGAAAAACTGGGGTTTATACAGCAATTGGTTTTGGGCTGGGTATTGGTGTTCATGTTTTTTACTGTGTTTTCGGGTTGGCATTAATTATATCAACCTCTCAAGTTGCTTTTAACATTATAAAATTCTTGGGGGTTGCTTATTTAGCATACATTGGGGTCGTTTCAGTTTATTCTAAGACAAAAGACATAAGCGCAGGAAACCAAGCCCACAAAAAAGATATTAGTGCATTAAAAGCAATTAAAATAGGTTTTTTAACCAATGTGTTAAACCCTAAAGCTACATTGTTTTTTTTAAGCTTATTTACCTTTGTAATTGGCCCCAATGTACCCAAAAGCATTGCGTGGGTTTTAGGGGTAATGATGATGATAAATACTGCTTTATGGTTTAGTCTTGTTGCGATTTTTTTTACTCAATCCCGCATTAGAGCGATATTTAATAAATATCAAAAAGCATTTAATATTGTTTTCGGTGTTTTACTAATTGCAATAGCTATTAAAATTGTTTTTACTTAA
- a CDS encoding glutathione peroxidase — protein sequence MKKIFLSLVILTVISANSQTMKESIHQFKVTDLYGEEFDFSSLKGEKIIMVNTASECGLTPQYEQLQEVYEKYKDQNFVIVGFPANNFGAQEPGSDEDIATFCKKNYGVTFPMMSKISVQGRDQHEVYKFLTQKSKNGLEDSEVVWNFQKYLVDENGFLVKVLHPKTLVTEDDVIKWIEE from the coding sequence ATGAAAAAAATATTCCTTTCACTCGTAATATTAACTGTAATATCCGCAAACTCGCAAACTATGAAAGAAAGCATACACCAATTTAAAGTAACAGACCTTTACGGCGAAGAATTTGATTTTAGCTCTTTGAAAGGGGAAAAAATAATAATGGTAAACACGGCTAGTGAGTGTGGTTTAACTCCTCAATACGAGCAGCTGCAAGAGGTTTATGAAAAATACAAAGACCAAAACTTTGTTATAGTTGGGTTTCCTGCAAATAACTTTGGTGCTCAAGAACCCGGTAGCGATGAAGATATTGCCACTTTTTGTAAAAAGAACTATGGCGTTACTTTTCCGATGATGAGTAAAATTTCTGTTCAAGGACGAGACCAACATGAAGTTTATAAATTCTTAACTCAAAAAAGCAAAAATGGATTAGAAGATTCTGAAGTAGTTTGGAATTTTCAAAAATACTTGGTTGATGAAAATGGGTTTTTGGTAAAAGTATTGCATCCTAAAACTCTTGTTACTGAAGATGATGTTATAAAATGGATTGAAGAGTAA
- a CDS encoding agmatinase family protein: protein MFNPNEVGINNGNIFGFPYSVEESQIVIIPVQSDITCSYSKGTAEGPKAILEASTQLDFYSPYKKEAWKTKVAMLPIFEEELKKNREIGEIATILIDKLENEIPFTEEDKGLYEKINLHCEELNRKVEETALTYINQNKTVCLLGGDHNSPLGLINALSKRHDSFGILQIDAHADLREAYEGFIYSHASIMFNALKNNKVSKLVQVGIRDICPAEIELINNSENRIKTFFDWDIKNAQYEGKTWEQQCKEIINELPEKVYISYDIDGLDPKLCPNTGTPVAGGFEVEQINFLIRELVSSGKKIIGFDLNEVGNNEWDANVGARVLYRLCNFLAL, encoded by the coding sequence ATGTTTAATCCTAACGAAGTTGGTATAAACAATGGCAATATTTTTGGCTTTCCTTACAGTGTTGAGGAAAGCCAAATTGTTATTATACCTGTTCAATCTGACATTACTTGTTCTTATTCAAAAGGAACAGCCGAAGGGCCAAAAGCAATTTTAGAAGCATCAACACAGCTTGATTTTTATAGTCCTTATAAAAAAGAGGCCTGGAAAACAAAAGTTGCTATGTTGCCAATTTTTGAAGAAGAACTCAAAAAGAATAGAGAAATAGGAGAAATAGCAACAATTCTTATTGATAAGCTGGAGAACGAAATCCCGTTTACAGAAGAAGACAAGGGTTTATATGAAAAAATCAATTTGCATTGTGAAGAGCTAAATAGAAAAGTAGAAGAAACAGCGTTAACTTATATAAACCAAAACAAAACAGTTTGTTTGTTGGGTGGCGATCACAACTCTCCATTAGGATTAATAAACGCCCTGTCTAAAAGACATGACAGCTTTGGAATACTTCAAATAGACGCACACGCTGACCTCAGAGAGGCTTACGAAGGGTTTATATATTCTCACGCCTCTATAATGTTTAACGCACTTAAAAACAACAAGGTTTCTAAGTTGGTTCAGGTTGGAATTAGAGATATTTGTCCAGCAGAGATAGAATTAATAAATAATTCTGAAAACAGAATTAAAACTTTTTTTGATTGGGATATTAAAAATGCTCAATATGAAGGTAAAACCTGGGAGCAACAATGCAAAGAAATAATTAATGAATTGCCAGAAAAAGTTTACATAAGTTACGATATTGATGGTTTAGACCCAAAACTTTGTCCAAATACTGGAACGCCGGTTGCTGGAGGTTTTGAAGTTGAACAAATCAATTTTTTAATTAGAGAACTTGTCTCTTCGGGCAAAAAAATAATAGGGTTTGATTTAAATGAGGTTGGAAACAATGAGTGGGACGCAAATGTTGGAGCAAGAGTTTTGTATAGGTTGTGTAATTTTTTAGCTTTATAG
- a CDS encoding amidohydrolase family protein, which produces MSFTRINGHGHILPEPKQIPQFMKDKKLFWIDDDKKFMRQGSWSRPITDPSFFLKDKLIWMEKNKIDHGVMLNLSQVYCNGWSRQDAIDAIRWQNDFNAFVQNENPTKFTCGFVVQPNFMDEALAEIERCVVELGMKLLCLPTHYLNKNEEWVSVADESCFPIYELANKYKLAIEIHPYDAPKMIKLKDENWRFHLVWMMAQTADTLHLFTLKNIPNKFPNVRVCFAHGCMLGQANYGRRVQGFEGRPDLFKGAEHPKTTLGHPNLFFDTLVHDPYTLQLLKHRVGVSQIVSGLDDPYPLGEMESVGDCYPGKVIDDAVNLNILTENDSKLIWKDNVLNWLG; this is translated from the coding sequence ATGAGTTTTACTAGAATTAACGGTCATGGTCACATTTTGCCTGAACCAAAACAAATCCCTCAATTTATGAAGGATAAGAAACTGTTTTGGATTGATGATGATAAAAAGTTTATGCGCCAAGGGAGTTGGTCTAGGCCAATAACTGACCCAAGTTTTTTTCTAAAAGATAAATTGATTTGGATGGAAAAAAACAAGATAGACCATGGTGTAATGTTAAACCTTTCACAGGTTTACTGTAACGGTTGGTCAAGACAAGACGCTATTGACGCTATTCGCTGGCAAAATGACTTTAATGCTTTTGTTCAAAATGAAAACCCTACAAAATTCACTTGTGGGTTTGTTGTTCAACCTAACTTTATGGACGAGGCATTAGCTGAAATTGAAAGATGTGTTGTTGAGCTAGGAATGAAACTTTTATGTTTACCAACCCATTATTTAAACAAGAATGAAGAATGGGTTTCTGTAGCAGATGAATCCTGTTTTCCAATTTATGAATTAGCCAACAAATATAAATTAGCCATTGAAATTCATCCCTACGACGCCCCTAAAATGATTAAACTTAAAGATGAAAACTGGAGATTTCATTTGGTATGGATGATGGCACAAACAGCTGACACATTACATTTATTTACGCTTAAAAATATTCCCAACAAATTTCCGAATGTTAGGGTATGTTTTGCACATGGATGTATGCTGGGACAAGCAAATTATGGGCGAAGAGTTCAAGGGTTTGAAGGACGTCCAGATTTATTTAAAGGAGCAGAACATCCGAAAACCACACTTGGGCATCCAAACTTATTTTTTGATACACTGGTTCACGATCCTTATACTCTTCAATTACTAAAACATAGGGTTGGGGTTTCACAAATCGTATCAGGATTGGACGACCCATATCCATTAGGAGAAATGGAATCTGTTGGCGATTGTTATCCTGGAAAAGTAATTGACGACGCGGTTAACCTTAATATTTTAACAGAAAACGATTCTAAGTTAATTTGGAAGGATAATGTTTTAAATTGGCTGGGGTAG
- the speE gene encoding polyamine aminopropyltransferase, with amino-acid sequence MSALGNHILVEFTGCSPEIMNDVVAIERDMVEAAVRAEMTVINSTFHHFSPYGVSGVVVVQESHLAIHTWPEYGYAAVDIFTCGDTNTWAAFDYLQDQFKAKNYSAIEMRRGVINLLERMDFDLSSMRSQTTDRVNPGKYTRDVWFTDKDENQALSLRYTGEVLFRKESPFQRVSVLDTHAYGKMLTIDNMVMCTEKDEYHYHEMISHPAMLAYGNAKNVLVIGGGDGGTIREILKHESVEKVTMVEIDGVVIEACKEHLPSISCEFDNPKLNLIVGDGIEFVKNAKAGEYDLIMVDGSDPVGPAEGLFTDEFYTNCKNALSENGLLVAQGESPMFNGKVFVELNQCLSNIFGQEKVNTLLFYIPTYPTGMWSFQIASKGNINPINADESKIEAFVNKNELNYYNQEIHKAAFAMPNFVKKLLKKEAVNA; translated from the coding sequence ATGAGTGCATTAGGGAACCATATTTTGGTTGAATTTACAGGGTGTTCACCTGAAATTATGAACGATGTTGTAGCAATAGAACGCGACATGGTTGAAGCTGCTGTTAGAGCAGAAATGACAGTGATAAACTCAACGTTTCATCATTTTTCACCTTACGGTGTTTCTGGGGTTGTTGTTGTTCAAGAAAGTCACCTGGCAATTCATACTTGGCCAGAATACGGTTATGCTGCAGTAGATATTTTTACTTGTGGCGACACAAACACCTGGGCTGCGTTTGACTATTTACAAGATCAGTTTAAGGCCAAAAATTATTCAGCTATAGAAATGAGAAGAGGGGTTATTAATTTGTTGGAGAGAATGGATTTTGACTTAAGTTCTATGAGAAGTCAAACAACAGATCGTGTTAACCCTGGAAAATATACAAGAGATGTGTGGTTTACTGATAAAGACGAAAATCAAGCGCTTTCATTAAGATATACAGGAGAAGTATTGTTTAGAAAAGAATCTCCTTTTCAAAGAGTTTCAGTTTTAGACACCCATGCTTATGGTAAAATGTTAACCATAGACAATATGGTTATGTGTACCGAAAAAGATGAGTATCATTATCACGAAATGATTTCTCACCCAGCTATGCTTGCTTATGGAAACGCTAAAAATGTTTTAGTAATAGGCGGTGGTGACGGAGGAACAATTCGTGAAATTTTAAAACACGAGAGCGTTGAAAAAGTTACAATGGTAGAAATAGACGGAGTTGTAATAGAAGCATGTAAAGAACATTTGCCATCTATTTCTTGTGAGTTTGACAACCCAAAACTAAACCTAATAGTTGGCGATGGAATAGAGTTTGTTAAAAACGCAAAAGCTGGAGAATACGACTTAATAATGGTTGATGGATCAGACCCTGTTGGACCAGCAGAAGGATTGTTTACAGATGAGTTTTATACAAACTGTAAAAATGCTTTATCGGAAAATGGGTTACTTGTTGCACAAGGAGAATCTCCAATGTTTAACGGAAAAGTTTTCGTTGAGTTAAACCAATGTTTGAGTAATATTTTTGGTCAAGAAAAAGTAAACACATTATTGTTTTATATTCCTACATATCCTACTGGAATGTGGAGCTTCCAAATAGCATCGAAAGGGAATATAAATCCTATTAATGCTGACGAAAGTAAAATAGAGGCGTTTGTAAACAAAAATGAACTAAATTATTACAATCAAGAAATTCATAAAGCAGCTTTTGCAATGCCAAACTTTGTGAAAAAGTTATTAAAAAAAGAAGCAGTAAACGCATAA
- a CDS encoding GNAT family N-acetyltransferase, with protein sequence MNISFKPIEKIDLPSVTAIYNYYVENSTATFHLAPVSEQEMETTLLLGHRLYKSFVILSEGAIVGFCYLGQFRKKEAYDISSEVTLYIKHDFTGKKIGGSVLAFMEQEAKKLGLKNLVGVITSENKGSLKLFERNGYFKCGHLKNIGIKFGKALDVISYQKEI encoded by the coding sequence GTGAATATTTCGTTTAAACCCATAGAAAAAATAGATCTGCCATCAGTTACGGCTATTTACAATTATTATGTAGAAAATAGCACCGCAACCTTTCATTTGGCACCTGTTTCTGAACAAGAAATGGAGACAACCCTTTTATTGGGTCATAGGCTATACAAGTCTTTTGTTATTTTGTCAGAAGGTGCAATTGTTGGTTTTTGCTATTTGGGTCAGTTTAGAAAAAAAGAAGCTTACGACATTAGTTCTGAAGTTACTTTGTACATTAAACATGATTTCACAGGCAAAAAAATAGGAGGATCTGTTTTGGCTTTTATGGAACAAGAAGCTAAAAAATTAGGCTTAAAAAACCTGGTTGGTGTTATAACATCCGAAAACAAAGGAAGTCTCAAGTTGTTTGAGCGAAACGGTTATTTTAAATGTGGACATTTAAAAAATATTGGAATTAAGTTCGGAAAAGCTTTAGATGTTATTTCTTATCAAAAAGAAATTTAA
- a CDS encoding efflux RND transporter periplasmic adaptor subunit encodes MKNIILYSIVLASFTACNETKKAENITEEETTTLIEETVKTEKNSPINQNIECFGVVDVPPFAVHEIFAKTSGYILDLTILEGQHVKKGEVIAEIESPDFANLQKEYKSAKATFDWHEQNFKRNEKLYESNAIADKDFQLIEKEYKIAKANYIGLKEEIKSIGFDENAILNTNDVRLKIRSKTSGTIVKINVKNGSMVSPQMHLFTLLDKAHLHVEMSVAAANITNVKAEQPFFIMNGNDSIAGTVHLINEMIEEDNTVKVHGHFNNVEDEEKLIVGQKVFVNIVQ; translated from the coding sequence ATGAAAAATATAATTTTATATAGTATTGTTTTAGCAAGTTTCACTGCTTGTAACGAAACTAAAAAAGCAGAAAATATAACTGAAGAAGAAACTACAACTTTAATTGAAGAGACTGTTAAAACAGAAAAAAATTCTCCTATTAATCAAAATATCGAATGTTTTGGTGTTGTCGATGTTCCTCCTTTTGCTGTTCATGAAATTTTCGCAAAAACCTCTGGTTACATCTTAGATTTAACCATTTTAGAAGGACAACATGTAAAAAAAGGAGAGGTAATTGCCGAAATTGAGTCTCCTGATTTTGCTAACTTACAAAAAGAATATAAATCGGCTAAAGCTACTTTCGATTGGCATGAACAAAACTTTAAACGAAATGAAAAGCTTTATGAAAGCAATGCTATTGCTGATAAAGATTTTCAGCTTATCGAAAAAGAATATAAAATTGCCAAAGCCAATTATATTGGCCTTAAAGAAGAAATAAAATCTATTGGTTTTGATGAAAATGCCATTTTAAACACTAATGATGTTCGCCTAAAAATTAGAAGCAAAACTAGCGGAACTATTGTTAAAATTAATGTTAAAAACGGTTCAATGGTATCTCCTCAAATGCATCTGTTCACATTGCTAGATAAAGCTCATCTTCATGTTGAAATGAGTGTTGCTGCGGCCAATATTACAAACGTAAAAGCCGAACAACCTTTCTTCATTATGAACGGAAACGACAGTATCGCAGGCACGGTTCATTTAATTAACGAAATGATTGAAGAAGATAATACTGTAAAAGTGCATGGCCACTTTAACAACGTAGAAGACGAAGAAAAGTTAATTGTTGGGCAAAAAGTTTTTGTAAATATTGTGCAGTAA